In Anaerolineae bacterium, a genomic segment contains:
- a CDS encoding DUF2142 domain-containing protein, with protein MSIFSKPLGGLVVIFLLAGMRAASFGLLTVPPWQAPDEPGHYEYARLLADFGLQEPPAPARGSLQRDIIASLAEERSWEGLGKPIPHPLPARFTQDPYLISQREDEPALYYLLPALFLRGMPAEPVLGLRLMRLWSVLLYALTMCCIWLGLGELTSDAHLHHLAMAAALLIPMPAFIGSSANNDAAGMLIAAAALWWLLRTIRRGWNPWRAGLMALFLLTAAFTKKTTLFLWPAVLLTLLTMYRKELRAWLAARRAW; from the coding sequence ATGTCTATATTCTCCAAGCCCCTTGGGGGCCTGGTGGTGATTTTCCTGCTGGCCGGCATGCGCGCCGCCTCCTTCGGCCTGCTGACGGTCCCTCCCTGGCAGGCGCCGGATGAACCCGGCCACTATGAATATGCCCGTCTCCTGGCGGACTTCGGCCTGCAGGAACCTCCTGCGCCGGCGCGGGGCTCCCTCCAGCGTGACATCATCGCCTCCCTGGCGGAGGAGCGCTCTTGGGAGGGGCTGGGCAAGCCCATTCCCCATCCCCTGCCGGCCCGCTTCACCCAGGACCCTTATCTCATCAGCCAACGCGAGGACGAGCCGGCGCTCTACTACCTCCTGCCGGCGCTCTTCCTGCGCGGGATGCCGGCGGAACCCGTCCTCGGCCTGCGGCTCATGCGTCTATGGTCCGTCCTGCTGTATGCCCTGACCATGTGCTGTATCTGGCTGGGGCTGGGCGAACTGACGTCCGACGCCCATCTGCACCACCTGGCCATGGCCGCGGCACTGCTCATCCCCATGCCGGCCTTCATCGGCAGTTCGGCCAATAATGACGCCGCCGGCATGCTCATCGCCGCCGCCGCACTGTGGTGGCTCCTGCGCACCATCCGGCGGGGCTGGAACCCCTGGAGAGCAGGGCTGATGGCGCTCTTCCTGCTGACTGCGGCGTTCACAAAGAAGACGACGCTGTTCCTTTGGCCGGCGGTCCTGCTCACGCTCTTGACCATGTACCGGAAAGAACTGCGGGCCTGGTTGGCCGCCCGCCGCGCCTGG